CGCTACGCCCGCGAACAACTCGACCGCCTCACCCAACGCGAACGAGAGGTTGCCATTGCGATCGGGCTCGGCAAGTCCAACGCCGAGATCGGCCGCGAGCTGTACATGAGCGTCGCGACCGTCAAAGCGCACGTCTCACGCCTGCTCGAGAAGCTCCAGTTCAACAACCGCGTCCAAATCGCCCTCCTCGCGCATGACGCACGCGAGGCGTAAACGCCTGACCGCACCGCCCCGGCACTCCCTGACCAGCGCCAATTCGCGATCACCGCCAGATCACGGGTCGGGGCTTGCAGATCAGGTTGTTCTGCGCCGACTAGCGTAGCGGCCTGAACGCCGCGCGGACCTCTTCTGAGAAGAGCTCGGGCTGTTCCCAGGCGGCGAAGTGGCCGCCCTCGGCGGCTTCGTTGAAGTAGCTGAGGTTGGGGTAGACCTTCTCGACCCAGCTTCGCGGGGCCGGGATGACCTCGCCGGGGAAGGTGGTGAAGCCGACCGGGACCGAGACCGCTGCAGGAGCCTGCCCGGCTGCCGCCGCAAGGGCTGCGGCCCGTCCGACCTCCCAGTACGACCGGGCCGCCGATGTCCCGGTGCCGGTCAGCCAGTACAGCGTGATGTTGTCGACGATGTGGTCCCGGGTCAGGCCGCCAGAGGGCTGCCCGTCGAGGAAGGCGCGGGAGATTTTGTAGTAGGCGTCGGTGTCGTGGTCGAGCATCCAGGCCGCCAGGGCGACGGGTGAATCCAGCAGGGCGTAGCCGATCGTCTGCGGCCGCGTGGC
This region of bacterium genomic DNA includes:
- a CDS encoding response regulator transcription factor; translation: DIVRAVRTVAAGEPILSPTITRRLIGHVTDSEGDDRTRYAREQLDRLTQREREVAIAIGLGKSNAEIGRELYMSVATVKAHVSRLLEKLQFNNRVQIALLAHDAREA